The following DNA comes from Epinephelus moara isolate mb chromosome 2, YSFRI_EMoa_1.0, whole genome shotgun sequence.
AAATTGTCAGAAAATTACCACAATGAATTGTTAAACATTTAAgccattttctatttttcttcttaATAACTTTgagggttttgtttgtttatttgttttgttttgtttgtttgtttgtttgctttagatttttctaatacattaaataaatacatagaatACATAGTGagtgttttcacagtgtggcattagtacttttactttagcaAAGAAAGAGAATACTTTCCTCCACTACTGAATATGGAGTATTTATAttaaagataagataaaatatataattaaacaGTCATTTCTTAATCACTTGTCATAGATTAGGAAAAAAAGCACAGAGGAgtaaagacttaaaaaataaatcaacacagcaAGAGACAAGAAACATCCCCACAAATCTTTCTGCCTCACATTTTTTAAGtgataagaaaaataatttgaaatatATGAACCAATATAAGGAGGCCTGACTGTTTCTCCATTTCATACCAGATATGTATCCATAAGAATAATCACATTAATCATATCAGAACTAGACGACTTATCATAAAATAAGAGAAGTACCTGTACCTGTCTGTCACAGTAGctataaaataaacatgttcacttCAGTCTGAGCTTTTTCTGAATAAATTCTACAGGTGGATAAACCTTacgatttattttgaaataagttTCTATGACATCTGGGGGAATAGTCTATTAAATGCTGATTTAATGCAGCGGAGTCTGGCAACCGGATGTGGCCCAACTTCTTTCTTCTGGCATGCTGAGATTGGACCGAAGCTGGGCCGTGTCATTGTTGATAAgggcccagtgatggcagtgtcggcAGTCACCAGTTATTCAGCCTGATTCTACGGGGTCATTTATTTCAAGTCTCAGCAGAGTTGGGCAGCCGGATGCAACTGACTTGTTTCTTTTGGCATGCCAAGTTTGGGACGATGGAGGGCCAAGTCATTGTTGATAAgggcccagtgatggcagtgtcggcAGTCGGGATCAGGCCAGTTAATTTGGCCCAATTCTAGGGGGTCCTTTGTCTTGAGTCTCAGCTGGATGCAGCCGGCTAACCTCTTTTGACATGCAGAGTTTGGGCCAATggtgggccaggtcatttttgataaGGGCCCATGGTGCCCGTATCGCTTGCCAGAATTGGGCCAAGTTATTTGGCTGCAACGTTTTTTTGGCCCGATTCTGGGACGGCATCCCGAGTCTCTCAAGTCATAGAGAGCAACCGGATGCAGCCAACTTTTGTCTTGTGCTGAGTTCAGGCTGATGTTGGGCCAAGTCAATTTGGCTGCCAGGGTTAGCATGTGCACCAAAGAAAACATCTATTTTACAACACattgtatatacatatatatatctatatatctatatatatgtgtgtgtgtgtgtgtgtgtgtgtatacatagcctatatatattCTATTGTACAAAGAACTTGTCTGACATTAAGCTTtacattttgataatatttgttttatatgtcaGCTCTAAGATATATTTGCTCTATAAATATATTAACTTATATTCAATATATATTTCATAGTTAGGCGCGTTGCGgtcattataaaataaatatataaacgtgatttattttgaagggcTCACGCCGTGTTCCAGCTCCGCGGTTGGCGGGCTGAACGCGCGTCCAATCTGCGCTCGCTCGCGCTGTTTCGGCGGCGGCAGGGCGGGGTTTGTTTTGAGAGCGGACCGGAGAGAGAAGACTCACCAGGGAAGATGGCGACCGCAGGGTCCGCCGAACGGCCTGGCAGACCGGCCAGCGCCGCCGCCGTCGCCGGCAAGTACCGGTCCGGGTCCCGAGCTCGGCGCGGGTCCGGGTCTGGGTCCGGGTCCAGCCCTCCGGAGAACGAGGCGAAGAAGTGCTCGGCGTGCGCGGAGGGGCAGCCCGGCGGCAGCCCGCCCTGCGGACACCCGGCCTGTCCGCCGTGCCGAGCCCAGAGACACTCCGGCAGCGGAGAGCGGTTCCGGAGGAGGAGTGACCCcgagaggagcagcagcaggccgGGCAGGAGGGACTGCGACAGCCGGAGAGGTCGGTGTGTTTACCGGGGGAGGTGCAGCTCAGTGGCCGCTGTGTGAGCACCGCCGCTCGGTGTTTGTTTCACAAACCGACCGCCAGAAAAACAGTTTGACGGTGTTTAGTGTAACTTTAGTCCAAGTTTagtgtgagcagcagcagcaggaggcctGGAGACTTTATTCATGTCTGACAGGAGAAATGTTAGTTACATGTTCACATTATTAACCAAACGCTCTgaattaaaatctgttttattcttcttcttattcACTGACCTCCAGTCAGCTGCGTCAGACTGTGGCGATGAGAGCAGCAGTTAAATCAGAACTCAGTGGACGTTGTTCTTTAACCTGGTTCATTTAGATGAATAAAAGCTGCAGTTTAAAGTGTAGCTGTACAGTTTGGGGTCAGGTCTGTAAAGAGGGTTGGTGTTGGAGGACTTGTCCAGACTTGTACAGCTGTAGGAGGAGCTGATGAACCGCAGCACTTGATCAGGTCTTTATCTGAGTGTCTGTGTCCAGGTGGGTTTGAGTTGATTTCATCGTCTcagcagtgtttgattttaatcattttatcttcGTGTTTTCTTAAATCAAATCAGACAGATCTGTTCCTTTGAACCTTTGTTATGGGCAGTAGTTATTTTCTAATATTGTATTTAAACATGCTGTTAATGATAAACCATTTTTACCTATCAATAATCAGGGTTCCCACAAATCCTTCAAACtcttaaaaggcattaaatTCAGTCATTTAACAATAAGGCTTGTTTGTGTTGAGATGTCTTAAATTGAACTTTCagaagttttaaaaatgtgaaatcaCTAAATATTggcaacatttattttcataaataaTTTACCGAGCACCCTGTTGCATTACCTTGCTACAGGTCAGAATAGTGAAATCCACAAAAGTCATATTTAGTTTTATGCTCAGAGCAGAAGATCCACTGTTTGCTAGCTAACCGTCACTGTACCCTGTACGACATCGAAAAGTGTAAATTTAACCTAAAATTGGCTGTTTATCCGAGATCTCACAGCATGGCCGAAACAGGTCGATGTATCCTCTTACAGTGGGTCGTATGCTACCTGACGAATTAGCACACAGTTAAGGGTTTCATTATGTTACGTTCTTAACGCAAAGTCACGTAGATTTAGAAAAGTAAGTTAGGTTtccaaaaagaaaagttaaattTATATAGGTTagttttagaaaaagaaacatcgTCATGTGAGATACATGTCCTAAAGTTACGCACTTAATGTAAGGTTATTTACCTAACTTAAAGTCATGTACATAATGTATGGTTGGGCGTTGTCATGTTACGTACACATCCCAAAGTTATGTACTCCGTGTAAGGTCAAGGACTCTTAATCTAAAGTTACATACACAAAGTTATGTAGGTGAGGTTGAGGAAAAGAAATGTGGTTGGGTGTTGTCTTGTTATGTACATCTTCTAAAGTTACgcatttaatgtaaagttatgtaggttaggtttagaaaaataaagttacgtaggataggttaaggaaaagaaacatagttgGGCGTCAACgtgttacatacttaacgttaagttatgttcttaatgtaaagttacgttggttaggtttagtctAAGAAGCATGGTTGGGGGCGTCATCATGTTACATACTGAAAGTTACGTAGTTTAGGTTTACAAAAAGACACATGGTTACGTATATATCCTAAAGTTACACACTTAACGCAAggttacgtacttaacataaagttccgtaggttaagtttaggaaaataaagtttcatAGCATAGgtttatgaaaagaaacatgttttggtGTAATCATGTTACGTACATATGCTAAAGTTATGTACTAATGGTACTTAACGAAAAGTTAtgtaggtcaggtttaggaaaataaacataGGTGGGCGTTGGTCAGTATGGTTACATACTTGACGTAAAGTTCCCaacttaatgtaaagttgcaTATCTTagatttgggggaaaaaattgtCGTTGGGCATCGTCACGTGATGCACTtgcgtaaagttacgtaggttaagTTTTGGGTGTTGTCATGTTACATACATATCCTAAAGTTACGTAGAAAGCAGAGGGACTGGTGCTTCTGCGTAATGTTTCCGACAAATTGTCCtaatttttcttcagttttggtgattgtaaatattttgttctgactagcattaaaaaaaagtcgtAAACGTAACGTACCTTAAAATGTAGAAGCCTGTTCATTACTGTGAGCCTATTTTAGCCTCTGTCTGTCATGGTAGATTTTTCCAGAACACGTGTCATAAATCAGTGTTACCACGTGTAATTAAATCTTCTGTGATCGAGGATTTTGACCTCAGCGTCTAATTTAAAGATGTACTTAAATTATTAGCTGTAAGTTGTTTTCTGTAGCTGGAACTGTGATGgcgttgttttgttttgactctTCAGAGTTCTTCGTCTCTCCTGCTCTCATCCCAAAATGTGACGCTCCATCAGGACCAACGGGGAAACACAAGGTGAGTCTGATTTCCTGCTGTCAGTGAACGTAGCACGTGTAGCCTCAGACTGACGGTGGTTTGTGTTTCAGCTGCTGTTgtctgaggacagagaggaggtgaagaggaggaaCTGTAAGGACGATGAAGAGCCTGTGAGTCAAAGCAGCACTTTTATTGAACCTGAAGATGCATCGAGACGTTCAGCAGCTCAGACGTCTCAGAGTTATAATGATGTCACCTTTTTAAAGAAGTACAGATGGTTACTAACAGACTCAGTctggatgttttctttttgtttttctgcagggGGTTCTGTCAGACTCAGAGAACGAGGAGCCGATCAGCAGGAGGATCAGAAACATCTCGGCCTTTGTCAGGAAAACCAAAAACTCGGTAGCCTTCACAGGGTGAGCACGACTCAGCTGCCTCAAACAccttaagtgggatttatactcaCGAATCACTCTGCAGTCACACCtacaaaacactagtcggtgtCAGGgtttctgttaagtgctgttaagattagttgattcaaaacacacattaaacacacagtaaacaaacgcacattaaacacacagtaaacacacattaaacacacagtaaacaaacgcacattaaacacacagtaaacacacattaaacacacagtaaacaaacacacattaaacacacagtaaacaaacacacattaaacacacagtaaacaaacacacagtaaacacacattaaacacacagtaaacaaacacacattaaacatggcttaatagagacagtttcaaacacaaatcagcttcactataactcgcagcattcacagacaaacacttgtctttatctggacacatttttcccacaaatacaacatgctaacgttattagcacatttggcattttacattgtataaattagcctagtgactagtggagttttcctctgctcatatgaagtccgaaattaaagtaaataaaatcttcgtttccactgagggaaatggtttcagctcacaaaaatagacagaggtctgcgtcgccgcgaggtgtagttacatttcctggaggtgcacgtcaggccaCGGTGTCAGTTGCAGAAGTATCAATCCCGCATTACACCAATAGGAATTGAAAGCTGATTGTTTGTTCCATCACAACATCAGCGCTGTGCCCCCACCATTTTGGACCGAAAGGCCATGACTGTATTATCAGATCTGTTAGGATAATTACCCACTTATCGTACAGTATATGGATGTGACCTCAATCATTTTGCTGACCTCGATATTGCCCGTTGTGTTTACATACGTGTTTGTTTACCTAAGAACGTCACCAACATGAGGTCAGAAAGCTGCAGCTTTGGAGCGGAAGAAGTTCTGTCTGTTAGGTTGCCACACCACACTCCAAAGTAGATGCACAACAGAGCACAGACCTTGTTTTGTTCAAAGCTGAAAAGTCGAAAAGACGTCGTACCCTACGCCGAAGCCTGACGTGCACAtctccagaaatgtaactacacgttgacctgtctgtttgtctgtccacaaaatagcattttaagtcctgtgtgtgatttatcctggcttcatacgattagaggaaatctccgctagctgctaggctaatttatacaatgtaaaatgccataggcttgtgctaataacgttagcatgttgtatttgtttggaaaacgtgtttagtataagaccgTTGTTTgatcagtgaaccttgtgagctgtaatggagctgagtTTTGTaaagttacctttgttaaatgttgctgttgtccctggccaaatgagtaaaggaaaagtctgcttgctgcaaggctaatttattcaatgtaaaatgccataggcttgtgctaataacgtagcatgttgtatttgtggggaaaatgtgtccagataaagacaagtgtttgtctgtgaatgctgcgagttatcgtgaagctgatttgtgcgtttaatgtgtgtttgtcagtttgggatcattttaattttaatggtGACCCGTTGGCGATTTCAGTCCAAAATGGTGGCAGTGCTAACGCAGATCCATCTCGCAGCAGCAGTTACACAAGCACCATGGTCAGGAGTCGCTGCTTTCATGCTCTCTGGCTGTGTTATTACTCCACCATCTCACCTGTGTGTTCTTCTTCAGTGGTTCTCGGAGGAGTCAGAGCTGCACCGACCCGGTGGAGGACCGCGGAGGGAAGCTGAAGGTCATCGCGCAGCCAGCCCTCATGGACAGAGTATGTTAGGCAACCTGTGGTGCTTAACCGTATTAATGCATATGTGCAGCACCTTCTGTCTGCTAACACACACTTTGGTCTGTCAGTGACTACATCTGTTTGTTTACTtcggtttgtctgttctggtcTGTCAGGTCGGCATCAGTCACAGTTACACAGCAGgaatcctcctctcctcagagAACAGTCGCTCCGTCTCCGCTCCCATCACCGCTCCTGACCGAAAGCTCACCTGGCGAGCTGTTGTCTCATCATCATCGACTCCGCTGGGCCTCCCTCCGCCCAGACCCGAGCGTTCCATCAGCCCAGAGAGCAATGACAGCATCTCCGAAGAGCTCAACCACTTCAAACCCATCGTCTGCTCGCCGTGCACGCCGCCCAAACGCCTGCCTGATGGCCGTCTGGTGGAACCCACCATTGTAAAGTCCACGCCCAGGAACCTGACCCGCGGCTTGCAGAAGGCCACCAGCTATGAGGCCAGTCCTGCTGTCCTGCAGAAGTGGAGGCAGATCGAACTGGACCGGCAGAGCCTCAAAGTGAACTCCAAGGCGACGCTGACGAGCCCTGTCAGCGAGCTCCACAACAAGAACGGCGGGGGTGAGGACGCAAAAACCCATCAGTCCCTGGCGGGACAGGATGGAGACGGAGTGACGTCTGTCAACAAGAGGAGGCTGCTGTTCGACCCCCCGGCCGTAGACATGGACACCTTCCAGAAACAGTCCGTAAAGATCCGGGTCCCTGCAATCCGCTACAGCAGTGAGGCGACATTCAGAGGAAGTTCGGACTTGGAGCCGGCAGTCGGCGCTCCTGAATCCTGCAGTGGAGGAGGAGCGCTTTTTAGTCGGAAACAGTCGTTCTCACCGTACACTAAGAACTCTGGGTTCCAGTCGTGTAAATTAGTGCCAAAGGACTCTCAGAGTCCGAGGAAGGAGTCCGACAGTAGCCTCCACAACCAGTCTACCTCAAGGAGGGGCAAGAAGCGGGAACAGAAGACCAAACACCTGGACTCAGAGCGGGACTCAGACCTGAAAAGGAGCCGGTCGGTCAGCCAGGAGGCCTTCGACGAGCGGTACATCCATCAGATCCAGCAGGAGCGTCAGGACCGAGCGCTTGCCCTGAAGCTGCAGAGACAGTTCGACCTGGAGAACCAGACCGCCAACCGCCGCAGGAGCCCCGACAAGTACTTCCTGCGGTCCTGGATGTCCAATCAGAACCGCAGGAGGCGCGGCCTGAGGAGATCACGACGAATCAACAAGAAGCACTAGAGAGGAGTCGTCTGCTGACTCggcacaaagacagacagaacgTGGTTCATATATGCAAAGTGACGAACGGTTTGATGAAAAGTATGAATGTTTTTACACGACAACAGTGAAACTCTGTTGAGGAAAGAGGTTATAAACTCTGAAACATTGCCTCCAAACGTCGTTTCTTTTGATCTGTTCACCAGCAAATCACcaaaaactgaatgaaaatCAGCTGCAGCCTGAAATCTGAACTCTCATCACGTCTCCGGAGGACAAACGAATTTTCCATAGATTCAGTTAATTTACCAAAAATCCAGACTGACTCATACAACCAGATTGTGGCTGTAAAATCAACTTACACAGGGGCAACATGCATTAACACCTTTCACACCTGTGGCCGGTCCCTGTTGACTCTCCCCAGACCCAGAGACCATCTGGGTGCAGACCTGGTCCAGGTCTTCTGTGTGTCGGTCAGGTTGTTTCATTAAAGAACGTCCACAACGAGTTGAACATGGACGAAACGATCGGAGCTCCTAACACAGCAGCTTCAGATCATATAATCTGGGGCTTTAGGGGCCACTGAGGGTCTGAGGCTTCAGGGGCTGCTGGAGGTCTAAGGCCACAGGAAGTCTGAGGCTTCAGGGCCTGCCAGAACTCTGAGGCCACTGGAGGTCTGAGGCCATCAATGGTTTTAGGCTTCAGGGGCAACCAGAGGTCTGAGGCTTCAGGGGCTGCCAAAGGTCTCAGGCCTCTTAAAGTCTTAGACTCCAGGGCCCAGTGGAGGCCTCCAGAGTTGTTAGGTCACTGGAGGTCTGAGGCTTCAGGGGTCATTGTAGGTCTGAGACTCCAGGGCCCAGTGGAGGTCTTTGGCCTCAGGGGCTGCCAAAAGGCTGAGGCCACTGGAGGTCTGAGGTTTCAGGGTCCACTATCTGTTGTTACTGGGCCCCCTCTGCAGGTGACAGTCTTCCAGTCTGAATGTTTGTCAGACAGTCTTTGAACATGTTGAAGCTGTGGACTTGAGCTGAGGCTCATGGGTACTGTAGTCCATTAGGAGTCCACAGACTGAACAGGAGGCGGATCAGGAGACAGGAGTCAGTTTGGTGTTTGGGGTCAGGATGGAAACAAACGGGACTCAACCTGTaggagggggaggagtcagTGTTTTAACGCCTGAGGCCGTATTCACATTATTTGATTcatggaaacaaaaacacaatcagaTCTAACCTGGAAAGTTTTGGATCAGGACCTCCAGGATTCACCTGGTTAATTCACGCTGAAGATAATCTGGACATACGATGATGACACAGGAAGGAAATGTGGTTGTTCAAACTGTTTAACAGCAGTGAAACAGACGAGGAAGGAAAAATACTTCAGGACATGAAcacaattaaaatgaatatcgTCTATAAGGCAGCAGAATTCAGATCCTTCAGTAGAGTCCTGATCCCTCAGAGTGACAGCACTGTAGGCTTTATGAATAATATACAGCAGGTGGTAACGACTGTAAAGTGTTGCTCTGtttattaatgtaaaataatCAGTCTCATAAAGATGAACTACAAAAGCTCATTTCACCAATTTGATggaaaaaatacactttaaagctatagtgtgtaacttctgtcgcctcccagcggataatgcattattacaactaataagctggcggcacttccatgtacagagagtaacactcgccacacacactgtacacagagtaacacttgccagtcgccacacaccgtgcacagagtaacacttgcctttgtggtaggatccacttctgaaccgtgtctcggccgcttctccgccatgttgctttctctttctacctgcgctctacctcttcgctcttcctccccctcccttcttgttgtgaggaagcatttcctgtgtgccagcgcgggaatgtcgccggtctacacgcatactaaaaatgatatatattgaaaaataccgggagatgttagaggagccaatcggcttaatcagcattgtgtcatctcctctagtagtggcttgggtgaaacggacatttacggacctgtagaagttacgcactatagctttaattcTTTGTAATGAGACATTTCCccaaaataatgacatcatctcTCAAAATGAGTTAGATCTCAGGCTGCgttcacacctgctctgttCGCTTCAGTTCAGTCTAACTCCAGCtggtttgccccctcagtgcggttcattgtgcaggtgtgaacacaccagaacaaccggactgagaccttcttgaagaggtggtctcagtccggttccaaaggaactctggtgcggttggtttgtggtgagaaggtgttccgacctggatgtgaagcaactgcagtcacatgacacattgtttgggttaaacatgagcatgttacagtcctggaggattattaatgtgcacctcctcctgtactgccttaatatgcacattcagcacatccaatgcatcaaaacattgttttctagttggagccgcgcctcgttttcaaactgtatggtttgactaaaatgaacaatgacagcaatatagtccacgatgagcagcgctaaaatcaacctgcgtagttgtccctccattgtgacattagaaagtgtcacatttatcttgcaagtgtactcttcttcaacgtttgctttacttcctggatttttcccacatggaaattctgaccaatcaagagcagctttctcacacaaggcatttgatctggtcctcttgtaaatgctgccgtgagaacacgaaccaactctaggcaattatacaactttggaacaacatgagtccctgattcagaccagaggagaccactctagggctgacagcagcctgaggTAACTATATCTCAAAACAGTGGCGTGGTTGTAAAAATGAGTTCCTGTATCAAAATGAAAGACCAGTATGTCAAAG
Coding sequences within:
- the rnf169 gene encoding E3 ubiquitin-protein ligase RNF169 isoform X1, which gives rise to MATAGSAERPGRPASAAAVAGKYRSGSRARRGSGSGSGSSPPENEAKKCSACAEGQPGGSPPCGHPACPPCRAQRHSGSGERFRRRSDPERSSSRPGRRDCDSRREFFVSPALIPKCDAPSGPTGKHKLLLSEDREEVKRRNCKDDEEPSGCFLFVFLQGVLSDSENEEPISRRIRNISAFVRKTKNSVAFTGGSRRSQSCTDPVEDRGGKLKVIAQPALMDRVGISHSYTAGILLSSENSRSVSAPITAPDRKLTWRAVVSSSSTPLGLPPPRPERSISPESNDSISEELNHFKPIVCSPCTPPKRLPDGRLVEPTIVKSTPRNLTRGLQKATSYEASPAVLQKWRQIELDRQSLKVNSKATLTSPVSELHNKNGGGEDAKTHQSLAGQDGDGVTSVNKRRLLFDPPAVDMDTFQKQSVKIRVPAIRYSSEATFRGSSDLEPAVGAPESCSGGGALFSRKQSFSPYTKNSGFQSCKLVPKDSQSPRKESDSSLHNQSTSRRGKKREQKTKHLDSERDSDLKRSRSVSQEAFDERYIHQIQQERQDRALALKLQRQFDLENQTANRRRSPDKYFLRSWMSNQNRRRRGLRRSRRINKKH
- the rnf169 gene encoding E3 ubiquitin-protein ligase RNF169 isoform X2 → MATAGSAERPGRPASAAAVAGKYRSGSRARRGSGSGSGSSPPENEAKKCSACAEGQPGGSPPCGHPACPPCRAQRHSGSGERFRRRSDPERSSSRPGRRDCDSRREFFVSPALIPKCDAPSGPTGKHKLLLSEDREEVKRRNCKDDEEPGVLSDSENEEPISRRIRNISAFVRKTKNSVAFTGGSRRSQSCTDPVEDRGGKLKVIAQPALMDRVGISHSYTAGILLSSENSRSVSAPITAPDRKLTWRAVVSSSSTPLGLPPPRPERSISPESNDSISEELNHFKPIVCSPCTPPKRLPDGRLVEPTIVKSTPRNLTRGLQKATSYEASPAVLQKWRQIELDRQSLKVNSKATLTSPVSELHNKNGGGEDAKTHQSLAGQDGDGVTSVNKRRLLFDPPAVDMDTFQKQSVKIRVPAIRYSSEATFRGSSDLEPAVGAPESCSGGGALFSRKQSFSPYTKNSGFQSCKLVPKDSQSPRKESDSSLHNQSTSRRGKKREQKTKHLDSERDSDLKRSRSVSQEAFDERYIHQIQQERQDRALALKLQRQFDLENQTANRRRSPDKYFLRSWMSNQNRRRRGLRRSRRINKKH